CCAGGTTACGGGTGACATTGAAGTGTCTGAAACGGGATTAATTGAAGGGATAGAGCTACGCGGCAACAACATCATTCTGCATGGCGTTGTGAAAGCACGAGTAATTGCAGAGGGACAGCTCACTCTGAGTCGGACGGCTCGGCTAGAAGGGGACGTGACAGTACAATCCTTGAATGTCGAAGCAGGCGCATTTTACGTGGGCTATATTACGACGAGTGAGTCGAAGGCACTGCCAATGTCTAACCCCATTCCAGAATTGATTGGGCATTTGGAGCGCATGGAATCTTGAGCCTTGGCAGATAGATGGCTTTGCTGTCTCCAAATGGCTCCGTGCTGAACCTATCAACCGCATCAACACCGACCCTGGCAGGCTGCTTGAAAAGCTGTAGGGCTGTTGCGTTGGCTGCTGGAACATATGGACACCGAATTGCTGTCATCCCTGCGGGAGCGACATGGAACGATGGTCGCCTTCGCCCTGCCTTTGAAGATTGGATTGGAGATGGAGCAATTGTGAGTTACCTCAAGGGACACTTGTCACCAGAAGCGGAATTGGCGCAGGGGGCTTATCAAAATATCTGCCAATCTTCCTCGTCCCTCAGAACCCTGCGAAAGCGGTGTAGTTCTGGGCAAGAGCTTGTGGAACGAGGGTTTGGACAAGATGTTGACTTGGCATCAGAGATCAAGGTTAGTAATTGCGTTCCAAGCTTGAAGGATGGGGCTTATAAAAACGTGCAGCGTGCCGATCTACCGATAAACGCTCCTATGTCGTGGGATTTCGATTCATAATCAGGCGCGATTGGACGTAGGGTCATGTGGCTGGTATTTGCTAAAACTACGCTATATCCGTACGTTCAATAGGCTTCATCACAGGAATGCGCGTTTGGGGGTATGGGTTGTGGCGAGACCACACCGCGATGCACGCAAGAGATCTAATTTAGGCTAAGATGCCATCAGGTCGCGTTTTTACTGGTATGGGCAACACGTTTGGTCACTTGTTCCGAGTTACCACCTTTGGCGAATCCCATGGGGGTGGGATGGGGGTTGTCA
This DNA window, taken from Synechococcales cyanobacterium T60_A2020_003, encodes the following:
- a CDS encoding polymer-forming cytoskeletal protein translates to MIQRLFGGKQTTPNIQYPQSSQASSTTTYLSSTSEFQGNLNVDGDLRVHGIIHGNVQVTGDIEVSETGLIEGIELRGNNIILHGVVKARVIAEGQLTLSRTARLEGDVTVQSLNVEAGAFYVGYITTSESKALPMSNPIPELIGHLERMES
- a CDS encoding 2-phosphosulfolactate phosphatase: MALLSPNGSVLNLSTASTPTLAGCLKSCRAVALAAGTYGHRIAVIPAGATWNDGRLRPAFEDWIGDGAIVSYLKGHLSPEAELAQGAYQNICQSSSSLRTLRKRCSSGQELVERGFGQDVDLASEIKVSNCVPSLKDGAYKNVQRADLPINAPMSWDFDS